The following proteins are co-located in the Polyangia bacterium genome:
- a CDS encoding substrate-binding domain-containing protein: MPRNLPSKSRWTATTLVGLATVVASIAVTAGPVFAADKKACVPGKTKKIAFLMKQSTAYRYLHADMPFFVKTAEAAGYKVITQSAENDALNQVSQAENVLTQGVDVIVINPVDFHVAAAIAKKAAAAGVPLASYNDLILGAKHDAFIGRDNREGGVVAANAMIKKVPKGNYALIGGDPGQTGATEMQQGYHAVLDKLVKAGQIKIVLDQLAKGWKTEPAQAFAENALTLTNNKVDAFLVSYDGESLGVMQAIKGAGLKPGSIPVTGQDMELAAIQAIIEGRMFGSVWPAPDKMGESGAKAAIALARCQDIGANDTINNGAAKLPWVKTPIYFVGANDIADFICQHPYWVDINEAYKNAPGKKPKCAARP; encoded by the coding sequence ATGCCGCGAAATCTCCCCTCGAAGTCACGATGGACGGCCACGACCTTGGTTGGTCTGGCCACAGTGGTCGCCAGCATCGCCGTCACGGCCGGTCCCGTGTTTGCCGCCGACAAGAAGGCGTGCGTCCCCGGCAAGACCAAGAAGATCGCATTTCTGATGAAGCAGTCGACGGCCTATCGGTACTTGCACGCCGACATGCCGTTCTTCGTGAAGACCGCCGAAGCCGCCGGCTACAAGGTGATCACCCAATCGGCCGAGAACGATGCCCTGAACCAGGTCTCGCAGGCAGAGAACGTCCTGACCCAGGGGGTGGACGTAATCGTTATCAATCCCGTCGACTTTCACGTGGCGGCGGCGATCGCCAAGAAAGCCGCCGCGGCGGGCGTGCCGCTGGCTTCATACAACGACCTCATCCTGGGCGCGAAGCACGACGCTTTCATCGGACGCGACAACCGCGAGGGCGGCGTGGTGGCGGCCAACGCGATGATCAAGAAGGTGCCCAAGGGCAACTACGCCTTGATCGGCGGCGATCCGGGACAGACCGGCGCCACCGAGATGCAACAGGGTTATCACGCGGTGCTCGACAAGCTGGTCAAGGCCGGCCAGATCAAGATCGTCCTCGATCAGCTGGCGAAGGGGTGGAAGACGGAGCCGGCCCAGGCCTTCGCTGAAAACGCCCTGACGTTGACCAACAACAAGGTCGACGCGTTCCTGGTCTCTTACGACGGCGAATCGTTGGGCGTGATGCAAGCCATCAAGGGCGCCGGATTGAAGCCGGGATCGATTCCCGTCACCGGCCAGGACATGGAGCTGGCGGCCATCCAGGCCATCATCGAAGGTCGGATGTTCGGCAGCGTGTGGCCAGCGCCCGACAAGATGGGCGAAAGCGGCGCCAAGGCAGCCATTGCCCTGGCTCGCTGTCAGGACATCGGTGCCAACGACACCATCAACAATGGCGCCGCCAAGTTGCCCTGGGTGAAGACGCCGATTTATTTTGTCGGCGCCAACGACATCGCCGACTTTATCTGTCAGCACCCCTATTGGGTGGACATCAACGAAGCGTACAAGAACGCGCCCGGCAAGAAACCAAAGTGCGCGGCAAGGCCCTGA
- a CDS encoding alkaline phosphatase family protein: MSIPCCYKTIAGALVLAGLALPSSPLQARNVILFVADGLRPGAITADLAPTLMRVREKGVFFANSHALYPTFTMPNGSALATGHLLGDTGAFGNLISTGFPVFDKGSFTGVAPRTVTPFIEDDQILGDIDEHFPGENFLGEDSLLALARAKGFNTAAVGKLGPTLLQDVTEGNPKNGAVPVPHTIVLDDRTGDPTGVPLSPAVAQALAAAGLAAKAPNRSNGAAAKSPGDNGFPGNSTVAGTTAANVTQQQYFADALTKVILPRFASDGKPFAVVFWSRDPDGTQHNQGDSLQTVVPGINGPTTKLAVKNVDGNLKQILDFLDATPKLAADTDVVITADHGFSTISRHDVDAAGTATACGAAKFVYKDAEGKPDVKPGFLPPGFLAIDLAVHLKLPLFDPDTQIAGEAGVKVYAPVDWTAERPSATKVVRPKLGNGLLGGSGAIKAPSDAKVIVAANGGSDLVYVAQNDTATVRDLAAFLIRQDYVGGLFVNDAAGKVPGSLPLSAIKLLGSAHTPRPSIVVAFKTFATSDADPVNTAVEIADATLQQGQGMHGSFGRGDTFNNMAAIGPDFKTAFIDRAPVSNADLPVTLAKLLGLSVKNHGKLVGRVLTEALVKKPANATTKCGITASPPSDEGFKTWLHYQDFGGVRYLDAATKSSGDVSWGDWANVLPCAPAKKP; the protein is encoded by the coding sequence ATGTCTATCCCTTGCTGCTACAAAACAATCGCGGGCGCGCTGGTTCTTGCTGGCCTGGCGTTGCCGTCTTCCCCCTTGCAGGCTCGCAACGTGATCCTCTTCGTCGCCGACGGCCTACGCCCCGGCGCGATCACCGCCGACCTGGCCCCGACGCTGATGCGCGTGCGCGAAAAAGGCGTCTTCTTCGCCAACAGCCACGCCTTGTACCCGACGTTCACCATGCCCAACGGATCGGCGCTGGCCACCGGGCACCTGCTGGGCGACACCGGCGCGTTCGGCAATCTGATCTCCACCGGCTTTCCGGTCTTCGATAAAGGCAGCTTCACCGGAGTGGCGCCGCGAACTGTGACGCCGTTCATTGAAGACGATCAGATCCTGGGCGACATCGACGAGCATTTCCCGGGCGAGAATTTTCTCGGCGAAGACTCGCTGCTGGCCTTGGCCCGGGCGAAGGGATTCAACACCGCCGCCGTGGGAAAGCTGGGACCGACGCTGCTGCAAGACGTGACGGAAGGAAATCCCAAGAACGGCGCCGTGCCGGTCCCGCACACCATTGTCCTTGATGATCGCACCGGCGATCCCACCGGCGTGCCGCTGTCGCCAGCCGTCGCCCAGGCGCTGGCCGCGGCCGGCCTGGCCGCCAAGGCGCCGAACCGCAGCAACGGCGCCGCCGCGAAGTCGCCCGGCGACAACGGGTTCCCGGGCAACAGCACGGTGGCCGGCACCACCGCGGCGAACGTCACGCAGCAACAATACTTTGCCGACGCGTTGACCAAGGTGATCCTGCCCCGTTTTGCCAGCGACGGGAAGCCGTTCGCGGTGGTGTTCTGGTCCCGCGATCCGGACGGCACGCAGCACAACCAGGGCGACAGCCTGCAGACGGTGGTCCCCGGCATCAACGGCCCCACCACCAAGCTGGCGGTCAAGAACGTCGACGGAAATCTAAAACAGATCCTCGATTTCCTCGATGCCACCCCCAAACTGGCCGCCGACACCGACGTGGTGATCACCGCCGACCACGGCTTTTCAACCATCAGCCGGCATGACGTCGATGCCGCCGGCACCGCCACCGCCTGCGGCGCCGCCAAGTTCGTCTACAAGGACGCCGAGGGAAAACCCGACGTCAAGCCCGGCTTTCTGCCGCCGGGTTTCCTGGCCATTGATCTGGCCGTACATTTGAAGCTGCCGTTGTTCGATCCCGACACGCAGATCGCCGGCGAGGCCGGCGTGAAGGTCTACGCCCCCGTCGACTGGACCGCGGAACGCCCCAGCGCCACCAAGGTGGTGCGTCCGAAACTGGGTAACGGCCTGCTCGGCGGCTCCGGCGCCATCAAAGCGCCCAGCGACGCCAAGGTCATCGTCGCCGCCAACGGCGGATCGGATCTGGTGTACGTGGCCCAGAACGACACCGCCACCGTGCGGGACCTGGCCGCGTTCCTGATTCGCCAGGACTACGTCGGCGGGTTGTTCGTCAATGACGCCGCGGGAAAAGTGCCGGGCTCCCTGCCCCTGAGCGCGATCAAGCTGCTCGGTTCGGCGCACACCCCGAGGCCGTCGATTGTCGTGGCGTTCAAGACCTTCGCCACCAGCGACGCCGATCCGGTGAACACCGCCGTTGAGATCGCCGACGCGACCCTGCAGCAAGGACAAGGCATGCACGGCAGCTTCGGGCGCGGCGACACGTTCAATAACATGGCCGCCATCGGCCCCGACTTCAAAACCGCGTTCATTGATCGCGCTCCGGTCAGCAACGCCGATCTCCCCGTGACGCTGGCAAAGCTGCTGGGGTTGTCGGTGAAAAACCATGGCAAGCTGGTGGGGCGCGTGCTGACCGAGGCGCTGGTGAAGAAGCCGGCCAACGCCACCACCAAGTGCGGGATCACCGCCTCGCCGCCCAGCGACGAAGGCTTCAAGACCTGGCTGCACTACCAGGATTTTGGCGGCGTTCGCTATCTGGACGCGGCGACGAAATCGTCGGGCGATGTCAGCTGGGGTGACTGGGCCAACGTCCTGCCCTGCGCGCCGGCCAAGAAGCCGTAG
- a CDS encoding glycosyltransferase family 1 protein — protein MKRNGVARQPLSVDVSSFIAANVDVRPRLRRLALVTDAWKPQTNGVVNTLVRLVKYLEASGVTVLVIAPDGHRTVPLPSYPEIRVACDPWKAIGRIRAFQPDAIHVATEGPLGFWAVGWLRRERMRFTTSFHTRYAEYLSARLPVPLEWGYQLVRWFHERADHTLVSSQSLLNELQERRVARQLVHWPRGVDATFFHPDQRRDDLYDLPRPIWLYVGRVAVEKSLEDFLSLSLPGTKVMVGDGPSRADLQRQFPETVWRGYQFGDDLAAHFASADCFVFPSRTETFGNVILEALASGLPVASVPAPGPIDLIQEGVNGAIDDQLQQACVRALRCSREKARASVIGRTLQAGHELFRAHLVPVQPGSTGGFAAEDGISDERAPELLAPHTLNPPAAAALPF, from the coding sequence TTGAAGAGAAACGGCGTCGCTCGTCAGCCGCTGTCGGTTGATGTGTCGTCATTCATCGCGGCCAATGTGGATGTCAGACCGCGCTTGCGGCGCTTGGCGTTGGTGACCGACGCCTGGAAGCCGCAGACCAACGGCGTGGTCAACACGCTGGTGCGGTTGGTGAAGTACCTGGAGGCGTCCGGCGTCACCGTCCTGGTGATCGCGCCCGATGGCCACCGCACGGTTCCGCTGCCGTCTTATCCCGAGATTCGGGTGGCCTGCGATCCCTGGAAGGCCATCGGCCGCATTCGGGCGTTTCAGCCCGACGCCATTCACGTCGCCACCGAGGGGCCGCTGGGTTTCTGGGCGGTGGGTTGGCTGCGCCGCGAACGGATGCGTTTCACCACCAGTTTCCACACGCGTTACGCGGAGTACCTCAGCGCGCGTCTTCCGGTGCCGCTGGAATGGGGCTATCAACTGGTGCGCTGGTTCCACGAGCGCGCCGACCACACGCTGGTCAGCTCGCAGTCACTGCTGAACGAGCTGCAGGAGCGGCGGGTGGCACGGCAACTGGTGCACTGGCCGCGCGGCGTGGATGCCACGTTCTTTCATCCCGACCAGCGCCGCGACGACCTGTACGATCTGCCGCGGCCGATCTGGCTTTACGTCGGGCGGGTGGCGGTCGAAAAAAGCCTGGAGGATTTCCTGTCGCTGTCTTTGCCCGGGACCAAGGTGATGGTCGGCGACGGACCGTCGCGCGCCGATCTGCAGCGGCAATTTCCTGAAACGGTCTGGCGCGGCTATCAATTCGGAGACGATCTGGCGGCGCACTTTGCCAGCGCCGACTGTTTTGTCTTTCCGTCCCGCACGGAAACCTTCGGCAACGTCATCCTGGAGGCGCTGGCGTCAGGACTGCCGGTGGCGTCGGTGCCGGCGCCGGGGCCGATCGATTTGATCCAGGAAGGCGTCAACGGTGCCATTGACGATCAGCTGCAGCAGGCCTGTGTCCGAGCCCTGCGTTGCTCGCGCGAAAAAGCCCGCGCCAGCGTGATCGGCCGGACGCTGCAAGCCGGGCACGAGCTGTTTCGCGCCCACCTGGTGCCGGTGCAGCCGGGATCAACCGGCGGGTTCGCCGCCGAGGACGGTATCTCCGACGAGCGTGCGCCGGAGCTCCTGGCTCCTCACACTCTCAACCCACCCGCAGCAGCGGCCCTCCCATTTTGA